The following coding sequences lie in one candidate division Zixibacteria bacterium HGW-Zixibacteria-1 genomic window:
- a CDS encoding Zn-dependent protease, giving the protein MRRFFITCLLMLIISVGGFAQDQRDLPIRPVNTFSIVCYDSATGQFGAAVQSHWFKVGDVIWLEPGIGAVATQSLVEFSYGPLGLAMMRNGKSAEQALEGLLVSDPDNAVRQVAMIDKNGVVATHTGGKCIAEAGHLIGKNYSVQTNLMRNATVWPAMAKAFENSEGDLADKMMAALEAAQNEGGDIRGKQSAAMVVVSGTPTGMPWKDRLIDIRVDDSPEPLVELRRLLNISRAYEHMDKGDIYITEKDFVRAKEEYMKASEMAPGNPEVLFWYAATLVTAGEVESSLPIFKQVFLIDESWRELVPRLVDAELLPDDREIIDRIIKP; this is encoded by the coding sequence ATGCGACGATTTTTCATAACATGCCTGCTGATGTTAATAATATCAGTCGGCGGGTTCGCTCAGGATCAAAGGGATCTCCCCATCCGGCCGGTCAATACCTTTTCAATTGTCTGTTATGATTCGGCCACCGGGCAGTTCGGTGCGGCAGTACAATCGCATTGGTTCAAGGTAGGTGATGTTATCTGGCTGGAGCCGGGGATCGGGGCGGTCGCGACTCAATCACTGGTCGAGTTTTCGTACGGCCCGCTGGGGCTGGCCATGATGCGCAATGGAAAATCGGCCGAGCAGGCATTGGAAGGTCTTCTGGTCTCCGACCCGGATAATGCTGTCAGGCAGGTGGCCATGATTGATAAAAACGGCGTTGTCGCGACTCATACCGGAGGCAAATGCATCGCCGAAGCGGGGCATTTGATCGGCAAAAATTACTCGGTTCAGACCAATTTAATGCGCAATGCAACGGTTTGGCCGGCTATGGCAAAAGCTTTCGAAAACAGTGAGGGTGATTTGGCCGACAAAATGATGGCCGCCCTCGAAGCGGCGCAAAATGAGGGCGGCGATATTCGGGGCAAACAGTCGGCGGCGATGGTGGTCGTCTCGGGCACCCCGACCGGGATGCCGTGGAAAGATCGACTGATTGATATCCGCGTCGATGATTCACCCGAACCGCTGGTAGAACTGCGGCGATTGCTGAATATCTCGCGCGCCTACGAGCATATGGATAAAGGTGACATATACATCACCGAAAAGGATTTCGTAAGGGCCAAAGAGGAATATATGAAGGCTTCGGAGATGGCCCCCGGAAATCCGGAAGTGCTTTTCTGGTATGCCGCAACCCTGGTTACAGCCGGTGAAGTCGAAAGTTCGCTGCCCATTTTCAAGCAGGTTTTCCTGATTGATGAATCCTGGCGGGAGCTTGTCCCCCGTTTGGTCGATGCCGAACTCCTGCCGGATGACAGGGAGATTATTGATCGGATCATAAAACCGTAA